One part of the Esox lucius isolate fEsoLuc1 chromosome 10, fEsoLuc1.pri, whole genome shotgun sequence genome encodes these proteins:
- the pabpc1b gene encoding polyadenylate-binding protein 1b isoform X1 — translation MNPSAPSYPMASLYVGDLHQDVTEAMLYEKFSPAGAILSIRVCRDMITRRSLGYAYVNFQQPVDAERALDTMNFDVIKGRPVRIMWSQRDPSLRKSGVGNIFIKNLDKSIDNKALYDTFSAFGNILSCKVVCDENGSKGYGFVHFETQEAAERAIEKMNGMLLNDRKVFVGRFKSRKEREAELGARAKEFTNVYIKNFGEDMDDEKLREVFSKYAEYGSAMSIRVMTDDSGKSRGFGFVSFERHEDAQKAVDEMNGKELNGKLIYVGRAQKKVERQTELKRKFEQMKQDRMTRYQGVNLYVKNLDDGIDDERLRKEFSPFGTITSAKVMMEGGRSKGFGFVCFSSPEEATKAVTEMNGRIVATKPLYVALAQRKEERQAHLTNQYMQRMATVRAVPNPVLNPYQPAPPSGYFMAAIPQTQSRAAYYPANQIAQLRPSPRWATQGVRPQHFQNMPGSMRPSAPRQPSFSSMRSTNQVPRMMSTRSMAPQTMGPRAPSVAPGTGAQLRGVPQYKYAAGVRNPHQHINTQPQVTLQQPAVHVQGQEPLTASMLAAAPPQEQKQMLGERLFPLIQNMHPSLAGKITGMLLEIDNSELLHMLESPESLRSKVDEAVAVLQAHQAKESAQKNVTNPAGGPSV, via the exons ATGAACCCCAGTGCTCCAAGTTACCCCATGGCATCCCTGTACGTCGGTGATCTTCATCAAGATGTGACCGAAGCCATGTTATACGAGAAATTCAGCCCCGCCGGTGCCATACTTTCAATTCGGGTCTGCAGGGATATGATCACCAGACGGTCCCTCGGATACGCCTATGTCAACTTCCAACAGCCAGTTGATG CTGAGCGGGCTCTAGACACCATGAACTTTGACGTGATCAAAGGCAGACCTGTACGTATCATGTGGTCTCAGCGTGACCCCTCCCTGAGGAAGAGTGGTGTGGGCAACATCTTCATCAAGAACCTGGACAAATCTATTGACAACAAGGCCCTATATGACACCTTCTCTGCTTTTGGTAACATCCTGTCCTGCAAG GTGGTTTGTGATGAGAATGGGTCAAAGGGCTACGGCTTTGTGCATTTTGAGACCCAGGAGGCAGCAGAAAGAGCCAttgagaaaatgaatggcaTGCTGCTGAATGACAGAAAGGT GTTTGTGGGACGATTTAAATCACGCAAAGAACGTGAGGCTGAGCTTGGAGCTCGGGCCAAAGAGTTCACCAATGTTTACATCAAGAATTTTGGTGAAGATATGGATGATGAGAAGCTAAGAGAGGTCTTCAGCAAGTATGCTGAGTACG GCAGTGCCATGAGTATCCGTGTCATGACTGACGACAGCGGAAAATCCAGAGGCTTTGGCTTTGTGAGCTTCGAGAGACATGAAGATGCCCAGAAA GCTGTGGATGAGATGAATGGGAAGGAGCTGAATGGGAAGCTGATATATGTGGGCCGTGCCCAGAAGAAAGTGGAGCGTCAGACCGAGCTAAAAAGGAAGTTTGAGCAAATGAAACAGGACCGCATGACTCGCTACCAG GGTGTCAATCTCTATGTAAAGAATCTTGATGATGGAATTGATGACGAGCGTCTGCGTAAAGAGTTCTCCCCATTCGGCACCATCACCAGCGCCAAG GTGATGATGGAGGGCGGACGCAGCAAGGGCTTTGGCTTCGTGTGTTTCTCCTCCCCTGAGGAGGCCACCAAGGCCGTGACGGAGATGAACGGTCGCATAGTGGCCACCAAGCCGCTGTACGTGGCGCTGGCCCAGAGGAAGGAGGAGCGCCAGGCCCACCTCACCAACCAGTACATGCAGAGGATGGCCACCGTCAGGGCCGTGCCCAACCCGGTCCTCAACCCCTACCAGCCCGCCCCTCCCTCTGGGTACTTCATGGCTGCTATTCCCCAG ACTCAGAGCAGGGCAGCGTATTACCCAGCCAACCAGATAGCCCAGCTGAGACCCAGTCCTCGCTGGGCCACCCAGGGCGTGAGACCTCAAC ACTTCCAGAACATGCCGGGCTCTATGCGTCCCTCTGCCCCCCGACAGCCCAGCTTCAGTAGCATGAGGTCCACCAACCAGGTGCCTCGTATGATGTCCACAAGGAGCATGG CCCCCCAGACCATGGGTCCCCGCGCCCCTTCTGTGGCCCCAGGGACAGGAGCCCAGCTGCGTGGTGTGCCTCAATACAAATATGCTGCAGGAGTCCGCAACCCTCATCAGCACATCAACACACAGCCCCAGGTCACCTTACAGCAG ccTGCTGTCCACGTCCAAGGCCAGGAGCCCCTGACTGCCTCCATGTtggctgctgctcctcctcagGAACAGAAGCAGATGTTGG GTGAGCGCCTCTTCCCCCTCATCCAGAACATGCACCCCAGCCTGGCCGGGAAGATCACTGGCATGCTCCTGGAGATTGACAACTCTGAGCTGCTCCACATGTTGGAATCTCCTGAGTCTCTCCGGTCGAAG GTGGATGAGGCCGTGGCAGTGTTGCAGGCTCACCAGGCCAAGGAGTCAGCACAGAAGAACGTCACTAATCCAGCAGGTGGTCCAAGTGTCTAA
- the pabpc1b gene encoding polyadenylate-binding protein 1b isoform X2 yields MNPSAPSYPMASLYVGDLHQDVTEAMLYEKFSPAGAILSIRVCRDMITRRSLGYAYVNFQQPVDAERALDTMNFDVIKGRPVRIMWSQRDPSLRKSGVGNIFIKNLDKSIDNKALYDTFSAFGNILSCKVVCDENGSKGYGFVHFETQEAAERAIEKMNGMLLNDRKVFVGRFKSRKEREAELGARAKEFTNVYIKNFGEDMDDEKLREVFSKYAEYGSAMSIRVMTDDSGKSRGFGFVSFERHEDAQKAVDEMNGKELNGKLIYVGRAQKKVERQTELKRKFEQMKQDRMTRYQGVNLYVKNLDDGIDDERLRKEFSPFGTITSAKVMMEGGRSKGFGFVCFSSPEEATKAVTEMNGRIVATKPLYVALAQRKEERQAHLTNQYMQRMATVRAVPNPVLNPYQPAPPSGYFMAAIPQTQSRAAYYPANQIAQLRPSPRWATQGVRPQHFQNMPGSMRPSAPRQPSFSSMRSTNQVPRMMSTRSMAPQTMGPRAPSVAPGTGAQLRGVPQYKYAAGVRNPHQHINTQPQVTLQQPAVHVQGQEPLTASMLAAAPPQEQKQMLGERLFPLIQNMHPSLAGKITGMLLEIDNSELLHMLESPESLRSKVDEAVVNRVL; encoded by the exons ATGAACCCCAGTGCTCCAAGTTACCCCATGGCATCCCTGTACGTCGGTGATCTTCATCAAGATGTGACCGAAGCCATGTTATACGAGAAATTCAGCCCCGCCGGTGCCATACTTTCAATTCGGGTCTGCAGGGATATGATCACCAGACGGTCCCTCGGATACGCCTATGTCAACTTCCAACAGCCAGTTGATG CTGAGCGGGCTCTAGACACCATGAACTTTGACGTGATCAAAGGCAGACCTGTACGTATCATGTGGTCTCAGCGTGACCCCTCCCTGAGGAAGAGTGGTGTGGGCAACATCTTCATCAAGAACCTGGACAAATCTATTGACAACAAGGCCCTATATGACACCTTCTCTGCTTTTGGTAACATCCTGTCCTGCAAG GTGGTTTGTGATGAGAATGGGTCAAAGGGCTACGGCTTTGTGCATTTTGAGACCCAGGAGGCAGCAGAAAGAGCCAttgagaaaatgaatggcaTGCTGCTGAATGACAGAAAGGT GTTTGTGGGACGATTTAAATCACGCAAAGAACGTGAGGCTGAGCTTGGAGCTCGGGCCAAAGAGTTCACCAATGTTTACATCAAGAATTTTGGTGAAGATATGGATGATGAGAAGCTAAGAGAGGTCTTCAGCAAGTATGCTGAGTACG GCAGTGCCATGAGTATCCGTGTCATGACTGACGACAGCGGAAAATCCAGAGGCTTTGGCTTTGTGAGCTTCGAGAGACATGAAGATGCCCAGAAA GCTGTGGATGAGATGAATGGGAAGGAGCTGAATGGGAAGCTGATATATGTGGGCCGTGCCCAGAAGAAAGTGGAGCGTCAGACCGAGCTAAAAAGGAAGTTTGAGCAAATGAAACAGGACCGCATGACTCGCTACCAG GGTGTCAATCTCTATGTAAAGAATCTTGATGATGGAATTGATGACGAGCGTCTGCGTAAAGAGTTCTCCCCATTCGGCACCATCACCAGCGCCAAG GTGATGATGGAGGGCGGACGCAGCAAGGGCTTTGGCTTCGTGTGTTTCTCCTCCCCTGAGGAGGCCACCAAGGCCGTGACGGAGATGAACGGTCGCATAGTGGCCACCAAGCCGCTGTACGTGGCGCTGGCCCAGAGGAAGGAGGAGCGCCAGGCCCACCTCACCAACCAGTACATGCAGAGGATGGCCACCGTCAGGGCCGTGCCCAACCCGGTCCTCAACCCCTACCAGCCCGCCCCTCCCTCTGGGTACTTCATGGCTGCTATTCCCCAG ACTCAGAGCAGGGCAGCGTATTACCCAGCCAACCAGATAGCCCAGCTGAGACCCAGTCCTCGCTGGGCCACCCAGGGCGTGAGACCTCAAC ACTTCCAGAACATGCCGGGCTCTATGCGTCCCTCTGCCCCCCGACAGCCCAGCTTCAGTAGCATGAGGTCCACCAACCAGGTGCCTCGTATGATGTCCACAAGGAGCATGG CCCCCCAGACCATGGGTCCCCGCGCCCCTTCTGTGGCCCCAGGGACAGGAGCCCAGCTGCGTGGTGTGCCTCAATACAAATATGCTGCAGGAGTCCGCAACCCTCATCAGCACATCAACACACAGCCCCAGGTCACCTTACAGCAG ccTGCTGTCCACGTCCAAGGCCAGGAGCCCCTGACTGCCTCCATGTtggctgctgctcctcctcagGAACAGAAGCAGATGTTGG GTGAGCGCCTCTTCCCCCTCATCCAGAACATGCACCCCAGCCTGGCCGGGAAGATCACTGGCATGCTCCTGGAGATTGACAACTCTGAGCTGCTCCACATGTTGGAATCTCCTGAGTCTCTCCGGTCGAAG GTGGATGAGGCCGTGGTTAATCGTGTTTTATAG